One region of Quercus lobata isolate SW786 chromosome 2, ValleyOak3.0 Primary Assembly, whole genome shotgun sequence genomic DNA includes:
- the LOC115974946 gene encoding G-type lectin S-receptor-like serine/threonine-protein kinase SD2-5: protein METWSFFLFMGFTWLSVVLLSETSLASIQSFGKIQPGFQASQMLFIDNNGYFLLSNNSNFAFGFVTTPDVTLFLLVIIHLQSSRTVWSANRDSPVANSDHFVFDAKGNVYLQKGNGVAWTPDTRGKGVSAIELQNSGNLVMYGNRSEIVWQSFKNPTDTLLPNQDFVEGMKLVSNPSSKNLTYILEIKSSDMILSAGFPTPQPYWSMGKDSRKTINQVGGVVTNASLIANSWNIYDQNKDLQWQFIFSTDTNATWIAVLGNDGFISFYNLEDGQSSSASQTKIPNDPCSTPEPCSAYVTCFSEKMCQCPSILSSRNCNTGIVSPCDHSNGRTELLNAGNVLNYFALGFLTPSSITDLNSCKASCDGNCSCLALFFQNSTGACFLLDSIGSFQNSGKGSGFISYIKVLSDGGSGVSNGGGGSNHRGFPFVVIIAISTVLIIIGLLYVGFRYYRAKRQLPESPQETSEEDNFLENLSGMPIRFNYKDLQSATNNFSVKLGQGGFGSVYKGSLPDGTQLAVKKLEGIGQGKKEFRAEVSIIGSIHHVHLVRLKGFCAEGSHRLLAYEYMANRSLDKWIFKKNNDDQFLLDWETRFNIALGTAKGLAYLHEDCDAKIVHCDIKPENVLLDDNFLAKVSDFGLAKLMTREQSHVFTTLRGTRGYLAPEWITNYAISEKSDVYSYGMVLLEIISGRKNFEPEETSEKSHFPSYAFKMLEEGKLGDIIDSRLNINVNDERVSTAIKVALWCIQEDMHLRPSMTKVFQMLEGLSAVPHPPTSSPLGFRLYSSFFRSVSEEGTSSGPSDYNSDAYLSAVRLSGPR from the coding sequence ATGGAAACTTGgagcttctttcttttcatggGCTTCACATGGCTATCTGTTGTCCTTCTCTCTGAGACAAGTTTGGCTAGTATTCAAAGTTTTGGCAAAATTCAGCCTGGGTTTCAAGCGTCTCAGAtgttatttattgataataatggATATTTTCTTTTATCCAACAACTCGAATTTTGCTTTTGGCTTCGTTACAACCCCAGATGTCACATTGTTCCTACTAGTAATCATCCATTTGCAGAGTTCAAGAACAGTCTGGTCCGCAAATAGAGATTCCCCAGTTGCAAATTCTGATCACTTTGTGTTTGATGCGAAGGGTAATGTGTACTTACAGAAAGGAAATGGTGTGGCTTGGACACCAGATACTAGAGGCAAAGGAGTTTCAGCTATTGAATTGCAGAACTCGGGAAATTTGGTTATGTATGGGAATAGAAGTGAAATAGTTTGGCAGAGTTTTAAAAATCCCACAGATACCCTATTGCCAAACCAAGATTTTGTTGAAGGAATGAAGCTCGTAAGCAATCCCAGCTCTAAGAACTTGACTTATATTCTTGAGATCAAGTCAAGCGACATGATACTTTCTGCAGGTTTTCCAACTCCGCAGCCTTATTGGTCTATGGGGAAGGACAGCAGAAAGACAATCAATCAAGTTGGTGGTGTGGTCACTAATGCATCTCTCATTGCAAATTCATGGAATATCTATGATCAAAACAAAGACTTACAGTGGCAGTTTATTTTCTCAACCGACACAAATGCCACTTGGATTGCAGTCCTAGGAAATGATGGCTTTATCTCATTCTACAATCTCGAAGATGGACAGTCAAGTAGTGCTTCACAAACAAAAATACCGAACGATCCATGCAGCACCCCGGAACCTTGTAGTGCATATGTCACATGTTTCAGTGAAAAAATGTGCCAATGCCCTTCAATTCTTAGCTCCCGAAATTGCAACACTGGGATTGTCTCTCCATGTGATCACTCAAACGGTCGTACAGAGCTTTTAAATGCTGGAAATGTGCTCAATTATTTTGCACTTGGGTTCCTTACACCCTCTTCTATTACTGATTTGAACAGTTGCAAAGCCTCCTGTGATGGTAACTGCTCTTGCCTCGCTTTATTCTTCCAAAACAGTACAGGAGCTTGTTTTCTACTTGACAGCATAGGTAGCTTCCAAAACTCTGGTAAAGGCTCTGGCTTCATTTCATATATTAAGGTCTTGAGTGATGGAGGCAGTGGCGTAAGTAATGGAGGAGGTGGAAGCAACCACAGAGGCTTTCCATTTGTTGTGATTATAGCTATTTCAACAGTACTTATCATCATTGGTCTACTTTATGTGGGATTTCGATACTACAGAGCAAAGAGACAATTGCCTGAATCTCCACAGGAGACTTCAGAAGAGGATAATTTTTTGGAGAACTTGTCTGGGATGCCGATTCGTTTCAATTACAAAGACCTTCAAAGTGCAACTAATAACTTCTCTGTGAAGCTTGGGCAAGGAGGTTTTGGCTCAGTTTACAAAGGGTCTCTCCCTGATGGAACTCAACTGGCTGTGAAGAAGTTAGAAGGCATTGGACAAGGAAAGAAAGAGTTTCGAGCAGAAGTTAGCATCATTGGCAGCATCCATCATGTTCACTTGGTCAGGCTTAAAGGCTTCTGTGCTGAAGGAAGTCATCGGCTTCTTGCTTATGAGTACATGGCAAATAGGTCTTTGGATAAATGGATATTCAAGAAAAACAATGATGATCAGTTCCTGTTGGATTGGGAGACCAGATTCAATATTGCATTGGGAACAGCAAAAGGACTAGCTTACCTCCATGAAGATTGCGATGCCAAGATTGTCCACTGTGATATAAAACCAGAAAATGTGCTTCTTGATGATAATTTCCTTGCCAAAGTCTCAGATTTTGGATTAGCTAAGCTAATGACTCGAGAGCAAAGCCATGTTTTCACAACACTAAGGGGCACAAGGGGGTACCTTGCACCAGAGTGGATCACAAACTATGCCATATCAGAGAAAAGTGATGTTTATAGCTATGGGATGGTATTGTTAGAGATCATTAGtggaagaaaaaattttgagcCAGAGGAAACTTCAGAGAAATCCCATTTCCCATCCTATGCTTTTAAGATGTTAGAAGAAGGGAAACTGGGAGACATCATCGATTCAAGACTGAATATAAATGTAAATGATGAGAGAGTTTCTACTGCCATTAAGGTTGCGTTGTGGTGCATACAGGAAGATATGCATCTAAGGCCATCAATGACCAAGGTTTTCCAAATGCTTGAAGGACTCAGTGCTGTTCCTCACCCTCCCACTTCCTCTCCTCTGGGATTTCGGCTATATTCAAGTTTCTTTAGATCAGTCAGTGAGGAAGGCACTTCCTCAGGCCCATCAGACTACAACAGCGATGCTTATCTTTCTGCTGTGCGGCTTTCTGGCCCAAGATGA